The following proteins come from a genomic window of Micavibrio aeruginosavorus EPB:
- a CDS encoding class I SAM-dependent methyltransferase, which produces MAGAKKRTLRDGHKKALGLDQDDSVRATRQQPKPKIPDSNPLQDRYQRLAHLPDATVRRAWFTLAHLMVQPGSTILDLGCGGGKLTYAMAVLAPDMKFIGMDTDTRGIQSAIKTWDAPNLEFQNGPIDNPAAAGIGPVDAIINCFTLHEIYSSNAFHDRPVVQALENQFALLKPEGLMLIRDYAKPDPDGYVLMEMPDVRSTGEELHELSEADLLVWFSEHASPNGDPGCAGFFIEELPPRFPRTRLFRLPHKWAYEFIMRKDDLSSWESNLPKEFTFFTQREYRKALRSLGARVYYSAPHWNDEYVKSRFEGHFRLYGEDGKPLGPPPTSFIAVAQKVGERRSLRLQERRPSSKTGSSLRVQAMRNDNDGRLVDIVTRDINITEILPYRVTENGELNIFVHHGVPRGIVNAVPRMGQDLDGKKWSGHMTEAIAVETETVTHIGPDDVKGAALFARDMLGLKPMPNRVMEKGPAVYPAPDYIDERIDTLYLEVESTGATLEPKVINADIAGFLSRGKIVEISAQSILNGIAVGMIPNARMEIQILALYQRLGMKAESWSECPLILEEADVPVTDVHDLMAKMTETDGRYRATRGSAGQLRPVQSIFVDEGQINGGVAGLAARDMDFIIADDQTENIAIVMPLLRSHSGEVLAGYTTEFLPVPQRYKGNGLTVTVPSIPLPRDIRSMDDARHYIADYMKVKPEHVARMGESFFLHMGLTPRRVYPFVMSGPFGQTKGQIHGTTNYSPLKDLWKLMYWDNSKSFAKIMSQSYKSLCHDSDMSPVFSFSKKMAESYGKSPMSAHATDMRGLGGSTSGDSGSGGAASGGDAPSGVLLQDQPQNNDTIQQKRMERREKARDQNDKKPIIK; this is translated from the coding sequence ATGGCAGGCGCGAAGAAACGCACATTGCGGGACGGCCACAAGAAAGCCCTCGGGCTGGACCAAGACGACTCCGTCCGCGCCACGCGCCAGCAGCCCAAACCCAAAATCCCCGATTCCAATCCGTTGCAGGACCGTTACCAACGTCTGGCCCACCTGCCCGATGCCACGGTGCGCCGCGCATGGTTTACATTGGCTCACCTGATGGTCCAGCCGGGTTCGACAATCCTCGATCTGGGTTGCGGTGGTGGCAAGCTCACCTACGCCATGGCCGTGCTGGCACCGGACATGAAATTTATCGGCATGGATACCGATACGCGCGGCATTCAATCCGCGATCAAAACATGGGATGCGCCCAATCTGGAATTCCAGAATGGGCCGATTGATAATCCCGCCGCTGCTGGTATCGGCCCGGTCGATGCGATTATCAATTGCTTTACCCTGCACGAAATTTATTCCAGCAATGCGTTCCATGACCGCCCCGTGGTTCAGGCGCTGGAAAACCAGTTTGCCCTGCTGAAACCCGAAGGGTTGATGTTGATCCGCGATTACGCGAAACCGGACCCGGATGGTTACGTCCTGATGGAAATGCCGGATGTGCGCAGCACAGGCGAAGAATTGCACGAGTTGTCCGAGGCCGACCTGCTGGTCTGGTTCTCCGAACATGCCAGCCCGAACGGTGACCCGGGTTGCGCCGGATTCTTCATCGAAGAATTGCCACCGCGCTTCCCGCGCACGCGCCTGTTCCGCCTGCCGCACAAATGGGCTTATGAATTCATCATGCGTAAGGATGATCTGAGCAGCTGGGAAAGCAACCTGCCCAAGGAATTTACATTCTTTACCCAACGCGAATACCGCAAGGCTCTGCGGTCGCTGGGCGCGCGCGTTTATTACTCCGCGCCGCACTGGAATGACGAGTACGTGAAAAGCCGGTTCGAAGGTCACTTCCGCCTGTATGGCGAAGACGGCAAACCGCTCGGCCCGCCACCGACCAGCTTTATCGCTGTCGCGCAAAAAGTTGGCGAACGCCGCTCTCTGCGCCTGCAGGAACGCCGCCCGTCATCAAAAACCGGATCATCCCTGCGCGTTCAAGCGATGCGGAATGATAATGATGGCCGTTTGGTTGATATCGTCACACGCGATATCAACATCACCGAAATTCTGCCCTATCGCGTCACGGAAAATGGCGAACTGAACATCTTCGTTCATCACGGCGTTCCGCGCGGTATCGTCAACGCCGTTCCGCGGATGGGCCAGGATTTAGACGGTAAAAAATGGTCCGGTCACATGACCGAAGCGATTGCCGTTGAAACCGAAACCGTGACCCATATCGGCCCGGACGATGTGAAGGGCGCCGCCCTGTTCGCGCGCGATATGCTGGGCCTCAAACCCATGCCGAACCGCGTGATGGAAAAGGGCCCGGCTGTATACCCCGCCCCGGACTACATCGATGAACGCATTGATACGCTGTATCTGGAAGTCGAAAGCACCGGTGCGACGCTGGAGCCGAAAGTTATCAATGCCGACATTGCGGGTTTCTTAAGCCGCGGGAAGATTGTTGAAATCAGCGCGCAAAGCATCCTGAACGGCATAGCCGTCGGCATGATCCCGAACGCGCGCATGGAAATTCAAATTCTGGCTCTGTACCAGCGTTTGGGGATGAAGGCCGAAAGCTGGTCCGAATGCCCGCTGATCCTGGAAGAAGCCGACGTGCCCGTTACCGATGTGCATGATCTGATGGCCAAGATGACCGAAACCGATGGCCGTTACCGCGCCACACGCGGCAGCGCCGGTCAATTGCGCCCGGTTCAATCCATCTTCGTCGATGAAGGCCAGATCAATGGCGGCGTTGCTGGCCTGGCCGCCCGCGACATGGATTTCATTATTGCCGATGACCAGACGGAAAACATCGCCATCGTCATGCCGCTGCTGCGCAGCCATTCGGGCGAAGTTCTTGCCGGATACACCACCGAATTCCTGCCCGTTCCACAACGGTACAAGGGCAACGGCCTGACCGTGACGGTACCCAGCATTCCCCTGCCCCGCGATATTCGCAGCATGGACGATGCCCGCCACTACATCGCCGATTATATGAAGGTCAAACCCGAACACGTCGCACGCATGGGCGAAAGCTTCTTCCTGCACATGGGCCTGACCCCGCGCCGGGTGTACCCGTTTGTCATGTCCGGTCCGTTCGGCCAGACCAAGGGACAAATTCACGGCACGACCAATTATTCGCCGCTCAAAGATCTGTGGAAGCTGATGTATTGGGACAATTCAAAAAGCTTCGCCAAGATCATGTCCCAATCCTATAAATCTCTCTGTCATGACAGTGATATGAGCCCCGTTTTCTCCTTCTCCAAGAAGATGGCGGAATCCTATGGCAAAAGCCCCATGTCCGCGCACGCCACCGATATGCGCGGCCTAGGCGGATCGACCAGCGGCGACAGCGGCAGCGGCGGAGCGGCCAGTGGCGGTGACGCCCCATCTGGCGTATTGCTGCAAGACCAGCCGCAAAACAACGACACCATCCAACAAAAACGGATGGAACGTCGTGAAAAGGCGCGTGACCAGAACGACAAAAAACCGATCATAAAATAA
- the grxC gene encoding glutaredoxin 3, whose translation MAKVEIYSGAYCPYCDRAKALLTRKGVSFTEYKVDEDDAKREEMLGRANGRRTIPQIFINDAHIGGCDDLHALDSKGELDQLLSA comes from the coding sequence ATGGCAAAAGTCGAGATTTACTCCGGGGCGTATTGCCCGTATTGCGACCGGGCAAAAGCCCTGCTGACCCGCAAGGGCGTGTCCTTCACCGAATACAAAGTGGATGAGGACGATGCAAAGCGCGAAGAAATGCTGGGCCGGGCCAATGGCCGCCGCACCATTCCGCAGATTTTCATCAACGATGCGCATATTGGCGGGTGTGATGATCTGCATGCGCTGGATTCGAAAGGGGAGCTGGACCAGCTCCTGTCCGCATGA
- a CDS encoding phosphatase PAP2 family protein: MKFPRLHKFWPYAPAVTGWVLAVAVYAVAGWGLSLYLGAADQFSPFIYSRAVVTVTFLLFSLFLGWRGFRMMIVDRPDHLTRELIADLRRMLFNRRMLVAAAPLFFAFILFMGTFTSLKSMIPLVQDYRWDETFAAWDRALHFGIDPWRILQPVLGYSPITFVINLIYNLWFAVMFGVLYWQLFNLKRPVLRIRFFWAFLLTWVICGNVLAMGLSSGGPCFYGYLVDGPNPFAAQMDYFHSMGESGWPVWALQTQDMLWTAYQANATGIGSGISAMPSVHVALAFLFFLLSRSYGRLVQWFFGIFVFIIMIGSVHLAWHYALDGYLGAAVAALIWWICGLVLKEPMDEKLV, translated from the coding sequence ATGAAATTTCCCCGTCTGCATAAATTCTGGCCTTATGCCCCCGCTGTTACCGGGTGGGTTTTGGCCGTTGCCGTTTACGCGGTGGCGGGGTGGGGGCTGTCTCTTTATCTCGGGGCGGCGGATCAATTTAGTCCGTTCATTTATTCCCGCGCCGTGGTGACGGTGACGTTCTTGCTGTTCAGCCTGTTTCTGGGGTGGCGCGGTTTCCGCATGATGATTGTCGATCGCCCTGATCATTTGACGCGGGAGTTGATTGCGGATCTGCGGCGCATGCTGTTCAACCGCCGTATGCTGGTGGCGGCTGCGCCTTTGTTCTTTGCCTTCATCCTGTTTATGGGAACATTTACCAGCCTGAAATCCATGATCCCGCTGGTGCAGGATTACCGGTGGGATGAAACATTCGCGGCGTGGGATCGTGCCCTTCATTTTGGAATCGATCCGTGGCGTATCCTCCAGCCTGTTTTGGGATATTCGCCGATCACCTTCGTTATCAACCTGATTTATAATCTGTGGTTTGCGGTGATGTTCGGGGTGCTGTACTGGCAGTTGTTTAACCTGAAACGCCCGGTGTTGCGGATACGATTTTTCTGGGCCTTTTTGTTGACCTGGGTCATCTGCGGAAATGTTCTGGCGATGGGATTGTCATCCGGGGGGCCGTGTTTTTACGGTTATCTGGTGGATGGCCCCAATCCGTTTGCGGCGCAAATGGATTACTTCCATAGTATGGGGGAGAGTGGGTGGCCGGTTTGGGCGTTGCAGACGCAGGATATGCTTTGGACGGCTTATCAAGCGAATGCCACGGGTATTGGGTCAGGTATTTCGGCGATGCCCAGCGTGCATGTGGCACTCGCCTTTTTATTTTTTCTGTTGTCGCGTTCTTATGGGCGGCTTGTTCAATGGTTTTTTGGTATTTTTGTGTTCATAATCATGATTGGGTCCGTTCATCTGGCGTGGCACTATGCTTTGGATGGGTATCTGGGGGCGGCGGTTGCGGCCCTGATCTGGTGGATTTGCGGTCTGGTGTTAAAGGAGCCGATGGATGAAAAGCTGGTTTGA
- a CDS encoding phosphatase PAP2 family protein gives MKSWFDSFRQELGNRLTLWILSIAALHILVGAVLARVYGWPLEIHTLMYSKALHWAVIWFTLGIVSWRSFYIMIALRPKRLTLTILQDLRRICLNPQRLARGIPIVLMFSVMFSVFTSYKSLIPEIVPFKYDELFSHIDRTLHFGVDPWRILFPVFSVGIMVSVLSFFYKIWFVAKFSVLFWQAFSLKRPRLREQFFLTYILVWIINGTIFALLFSSVGPCFYGNVVDGPNPYAELMAFLRETNKTMPVWDLVAQDYLWYAYESKEILRFSGISAMPSLHVSLAFLFVLVGWGTGRKTGILFTVYFLLVMVGSVFLGWHYAIDGYFAIISTLIIWLSVGQVLKWVDARATARQLVESPAQA, from the coding sequence ATGAAAAGCTGGTTTGATAGTTTTCGGCAGGAGCTGGGCAATCGCCTGACACTCTGGATTCTCTCCATCGCGGCTTTACACATACTTGTCGGGGCGGTCCTGGCGCGTGTTTACGGCTGGCCTCTGGAAATTCACACGTTGATGTATTCCAAGGCGCTGCACTGGGCTGTGATCTGGTTTACGCTGGGGATTGTCAGTTGGCGCAGTTTTTACATCATGATTGCGCTGCGGCCAAAGCGGTTGACCTTGACCATTTTGCAGGATTTGCGGCGCATCTGCCTGAACCCGCAGCGACTGGCGCGGGGTATCCCGATTGTCTTGATGTTCTCCGTCATGTTTTCGGTGTTTACCAGTTATAAAAGCTTGATCCCTGAAATCGTTCCGTTCAAGTACGATGAACTTTTCTCACACATTGATCGAACATTGCATTTTGGTGTTGATCCGTGGCGTATTTTATTCCCGGTTTTCAGTGTCGGGATTATGGTTTCGGTCCTGAGTTTCTTTTACAAAATCTGGTTTGTTGCCAAGTTTTCCGTTCTGTTCTGGCAGGCATTTTCGCTTAAACGTCCGCGGTTGCGGGAACAATTTTTCCTGACCTATATTCTGGTCTGGATTATCAATGGAACGATTTTCGCGCTTTTGTTTTCATCTGTGGGGCCATGTTTCTACGGCAATGTTGTGGACGGTCCCAATCCGTACGCGGAGTTGATGGCGTTCCTGCGCGAAACCAATAAAACCATGCCTGTTTGGGATTTGGTGGCGCAGGATTACTTGTGGTACGCGTATGAAAGCAAAGAAATTTTACGGTTCTCCGGTATTTCGGCGATGCCCAGCCTTCACGTCTCTCTGGCCTTCCTGTTTGTGCTGGTCGGTTGGGGCACGGGGCGTAAAACGGGTATTCTGTTTACCGTTTATTTCCTGCTGGTGATGGTGGGGTCTGTATTCCTCGGATGGCATTACGCCATTGACGGATATTTTGCGATTATCAGCACGCTGATTATCTGGCTGAGTGTTGGGCAGGTGCTTAAGTGGGTAGATGCTCGCGCCACGGCCCGTCAATTGGTAGAGAGTCCCGCACAAGCGTAA
- a CDS encoding ComF family protein: protein MGVEQISALKQCVNTLLHGAGQVVDAIFPPRCIISGAIVGAPGQLDPGAWAGLSFIAPPFCRTCGMPFPFTSEGVKDLQCAACLDDPPPFTAARAAVVYDDASRGVILKFKHADHLHAVPVLVPWIMRAGAELWADADVLVPVPLHRWRLMRRRYNQAALLAHGVAKETGLPCLADGLIRHRATESQGHKRAAERRKNVKGAFAVNPRHADAVRGKNVVLIDDVFTTGATVRECAQTLLNAGAARVDVVAVARVSRE from the coding sequence GTGGGTGTGGAGCAAATATCTGCTTTAAAACAGTGTGTTAATACTCTTCTCCACGGGGCGGGGCAGGTTGTGGATGCAATTTTTCCACCGCGCTGCATCATAAGTGGGGCCATTGTGGGGGCGCCGGGGCAGTTGGACCCGGGGGCCTGGGCCGGGTTGTCCTTTATCGCTCCCCCTTTTTGCCGGACCTGCGGCATGCCGTTTCCGTTTACATCCGAAGGGGTGAAAGACCTGCAATGCGCGGCCTGTCTGGATGATCCACCACCCTTTACCGCGGCCCGGGCGGCGGTGGTGTATGACGATGCCAGCCGGGGTGTGATTTTAAAATTCAAGCATGCCGATCATTTGCACGCCGTCCCGGTTTTGGTGCCGTGGATCATGCGGGCAGGGGCAGAATTGTGGGCGGATGCTGATGTGCTGGTGCCTGTGCCATTGCATCGCTGGCGGCTGATGCGGCGGCGGTATAATCAGGCTGCGTTGCTGGCGCACGGTGTGGCGAAGGAAACGGGCTTGCCCTGTCTGGCGGATGGATTAATCCGCCACCGTGCCACGGAATCCCAAGGACACAAACGCGCCGCCGAACGCCGCAAGAATGTGAAGGGCGCGTTTGCGGTCAATCCCCGTCATGCGGATGCTGTGCGCGGTAAAAATGTCGTGCTGATTGACGATGTGTTCACGACCGGGGCCACGGTGCGCGAATGTGCGCAAACGCTATTGAATGCGGGTGCTGCACGCGTGGATGTGGTGGCCGTGGCGCGGGTGAGCCGGGAGTAG
- a CDS encoding GMP reductase, whose amino-acid sequence MRIEEDLKLDFKDVLIRPKRSTLASRRDVDIRRDYDFKWSKKSFHGIPVIAANMDGVGTMAMARAFHAQGDGLTAALHKHYAVDQLVEFFGTAESANAWYSIGVSEKDQEKLEAFLKTPAGAKLDRLCIDVANGYSQPFVDFIKRMRDKLPTTTIMAGNVVTGEMTEELILSGADVVKVGIGPGSVCTTRKMTGVGYPQLSAIIECADAAHGLGGLVCGDGGCTVPGDLAKAFGAGSDFVMLGGMLAGHDQCEGDVVDEDGHKFVTFYGMSSDTAMKKHVGGVAKYRASEGKTVRVPYRGDVTESLQDILGGIRSACTYVGATKLKELSKRTTFVRVGQQINNIFGQS is encoded by the coding sequence ATGCGTATCGAAGAAGACCTGAAACTGGATTTCAAAGATGTTTTGATCCGTCCGAAACGGTCCACGTTGGCCAGCCGTCGCGATGTTGATATTCGCCGCGACTATGATTTTAAATGGAGCAAGAAATCGTTCCATGGCATTCCGGTGATTGCCGCAAACATGGACGGCGTCGGCACGATGGCGATGGCCCGTGCATTTCATGCGCAGGGCGATGGTCTGACCGCGGCGTTGCATAAACATTATGCGGTGGACCAACTGGTTGAATTCTTCGGCACCGCAGAATCCGCAAATGCATGGTACAGCATTGGCGTCAGCGAAAAGGATCAGGAAAAGCTGGAAGCATTCCTGAAAACCCCGGCTGGTGCGAAGCTGGATCGTTTGTGCATTGATGTGGCCAACGGTTATTCCCAGCCGTTCGTCGATTTCATTAAACGCATGCGCGACAAACTGCCGACCACGACCATTATGGCGGGCAACGTTGTCACGGGTGAAATGACCGAGGAACTGATCCTGTCCGGTGCGGATGTGGTGAAGGTTGGTATTGGCCCGGGCAGTGTTTGCACGACGCGTAAAATGACGGGCGTTGGGTATCCGCAACTGTCCGCCATTATCGAATGCGCCGATGCGGCGCACGGTTTGGGTGGTCTGGTGTGCGGCGATGGTGGTTGCACGGTTCCGGGCGATCTGGCCAAAGCGTTTGGTGCAGGGTCCGATTTCGTCATGCTGGGCGGTATGTTGGCCGGGCACGATCAATGCGAAGGTGATGTTGTGGACGAAGACGGCCACAAATTCGTGACCTTCTATGGCATGAGCAGCGACACGGCGATGAAGAAGCATGTTGGCGGCGTAGCCAAGTATCGCGCCAGCGAAGGCAAGACCGTGCGCGTTCCGTATCGCGGCGATGTGACCGAGTCGTTGCAGGATATTCTGGGCGGTATCCGCTCGGCCTGCACCTATGTCGGTGCGACGAAGCTGAAGGAATTGTCAAAACGCACGACGTTTGTCCGCGTGGGCCAGCAAATTAACAATATTTTCGGCCAAAGCTAA
- a CDS encoding FAD-dependent monooxygenase, with the protein MTTKRQAFDVVISGAGVPGLALAALLGRAGLNVAIIDPAPIPAPDDVADNARTAALMHASVNVLRATGVWDDVARFGAALETLRIVEDSTGGKDRAVTVDFHASDIDLPWFGINMPNDRLRAGLGLACNDIQNITFFIPARVADYAADDTGISLTLDDKTHLRARLLIGADGRNSNIRTIAGIECDEFDPGQSAITCLVQHTRPHGHVSTEHHRPGGPFTTVPLPGAHHSSIVWVEYADDADAFMRMRKNEFLQALQDRAGTALGTVTLDSDPTCWPLKIMRAQKLTAPRMALMAEAAHVLHPMGAQGLNLSLRDCAVLAEVIVDAARVGIDIGSRSVLDTYESRRRPDIVTRVAATTGLNKMASNDFSILRYLRRAGLKTVDSITPLKKFAMNEGVMPGYDDSRLARGENL; encoded by the coding sequence ATGACAACAAAACGACAAGCTTTTGATGTTGTTATCAGCGGCGCCGGGGTTCCCGGGCTGGCGCTGGCTGCCCTTTTGGGCCGGGCCGGGCTGAATGTGGCCATCATCGACCCCGCCCCCATCCCCGCGCCGGACGATGTGGCGGATAACGCCCGCACCGCCGCCTTGATGCATGCCTCTGTCAACGTCCTGCGCGCCACCGGGGTGTGGGATGATGTGGCCCGCTTTGGCGCGGCGCTGGAAACCTTGCGGATTGTTGAGGACAGCACCGGAGGGAAAGACCGCGCCGTTACCGTTGATTTCCATGCGTCTGACATCGACCTGCCGTGGTTTGGCATCAATATGCCGAATGACCGCCTGCGCGCGGGCTTAGGACTTGCGTGCAACGATATTCAAAACATTACGTTCTTCATCCCCGCCCGCGTTGCCGATTATGCCGCCGATGACACGGGTATCAGCCTCACACTGGATGACAAAACACATTTACGCGCGCGCCTGTTGATCGGCGCGGATGGACGCAATTCCAATATCCGCACCATCGCAGGCATTGAATGTGATGAATTTGATCCGGGGCAAAGCGCCATCACGTGCCTGGTGCAACACACGCGCCCGCACGGCCATGTGTCCACCGAACATCACCGCCCCGGCGGCCCGTTCACCACCGTTCCCCTGCCCGGCGCGCACCATTCCAGCATTGTCTGGGTTGAATACGCCGATGACGCCGATGCGTTCATGCGGATGCGCAAAAATGAATTTTTACAGGCATTACAAGATCGCGCGGGTACTGCGCTTGGCACCGTCACGCTGGACAGCGACCCGACCTGCTGGCCCTTAAAAATCATGCGGGCGCAAAAACTGACCGCGCCGCGCATGGCCCTGATGGCTGAGGCCGCCCACGTCCTGCACCCGATGGGCGCGCAAGGGCTGAACCTCAGCCTGCGTGATTGTGCCGTTCTGGCCGAAGTCATCGTTGATGCCGCCCGTGTTGGCATTGATATCGGGTCGCGCAGTGTTCTCGACACTTACGAATCCCGTCGCCGCCCGGATATCGTCACCCGCGTTGCCGCGACGACCGGCCTGAACAAAATGGCCAGCAATGATTTTTCAATCCTGCGCTATCTGCGCCGCGCCGGATTGAAAACAGTCGACAGCATTACACCACTGAAAAAATTCGCAATGAACGAAGGCGTGATGCCGGGATACGACGACAGCCGTTTGGCACGCGGAGAAAACCTGTAA
- a CDS encoding helix-turn-helix domain-containing protein has protein sequence MDLLHIDGKPYVLVPMQEYRKLTNRVDEDAAADAALPDDVLNAIAAGADHPVKILRRFRKMTQVDLAKLADMSRAYLTEIETGRKQGSIRAMRQLADALKVNPGLLLAQ, from the coding sequence ATGGATCTTCTTCATATTGACGGCAAACCCTATGTGCTGGTTCCGATGCAGGAATACCGCAAACTGACCAACCGGGTGGATGAAGATGCGGCGGCGGATGCAGCCCTGCCCGACGATGTCCTGAACGCCATTGCCGCGGGCGCTGATCACCCGGTCAAAATCCTGCGCCGCTTCCGCAAGATGACACAGGTTGATCTGGCCAAATTGGCCGACATGTCCCGTGCCTATTTGACCGAGATCGAAACCGGCCGCAAGCAAGGATCCATCCGCGCCATGCGCCAATTGGCGGATGCACTGAAGGTCAATCCCGGCCTGTTGCTAGCCCAATAA
- a CDS encoding carbon-nitrogen hydrolase family protein, giving the protein MSVPETLNVALVQMTSGPDIDANLKTAGDMIRVAALDGAQFIQTPENTCHMRFPATEKLKSAKAESDHPALPYFSDLARDLGVWIHVGSIAVKVADDKMANRGYIFAANGDIAARYDKIHLFDVDLPTGETHRESAHIVPGDKAVVVDTPFGKIGMGICYDLRFAPLFRALAQGGARILTVPAAFTVPTGLAHWESLLRARAIETGSFVLAAAQCGTHEGGRMTYGHSLVVDPWGKVLAEGGDAPGLITATLNLADSEKARSAIPALRHDRNFNVVSV; this is encoded by the coding sequence ATGAGCGTGCCGGAAACATTAAATGTCGCGCTGGTCCAGATGACCAGCGGGCCGGACATTGACGCTAATCTGAAAACCGCCGGTGATATGATCCGCGTGGCGGCATTGGATGGGGCGCAGTTTATTCAGACGCCGGAAAACACCTGTCACATGCGGTTCCCGGCGACGGAAAAATTGAAATCCGCCAAGGCGGAAAGCGATCATCCGGCTTTACCATATTTTTCCGACCTCGCGCGGGATCTGGGTGTGTGGATTCATGTCGGGTCCATCGCGGTGAAGGTCGCGGATGATAAGATGGCCAATCGCGGTTACATCTTTGCCGCCAACGGCGACATTGCAGCGCGCTACGACAAAATCCATTTGTTCGACGTGGATTTGCCCACCGGGGAAACGCACCGTGAAAGCGCGCATATCGTGCCGGGCGACAAGGCCGTTGTGGTCGATACGCCGTTTGGCAAAATCGGCATGGGCATTTGTTATGATCTGCGCTTTGCGCCGCTGTTCCGCGCGCTGGCGCAAGGTGGCGCGCGCATTTTGACCGTTCCGGCGGCGTTTACAGTACCGACCGGGCTGGCGCATTGGGAATCCCTGTTGCGGGCGCGGGCGATTGAAACGGGGTCCTTCGTTCTGGCGGCGGCGCAATGCGGCACGCATGAAGGCGGGCGGATGACCTATGGCCATTCTTTGGTCGTGGACCCGTGGGGCAAGGTGTTGGCCGAAGGGGGCGATGCGCCGGGTCTGATCACCGCCACGCTCAATCTGGCCGACAGCGAAAAAGCGCGGAGTGCCATCCCCGCGCTTCGTCATGACCGGAATTTTAACGTGGTTTCCGTATAA
- a CDS encoding DUF1192 domain-containing protein, whose translation MFDDDLEPRKKPGAQKKNLEPLSIEELHTYISDLKSEIERAEGEIKRKIAVRDAASSFFKN comes from the coding sequence ATGTTTGATGATGATCTCGAGCCCCGGAAAAAACCCGGCGCGCAGAAGAAGAACCTGGAGCCCCTCTCGATCGAGGAGCTGCACACTTATATCTCCGATCTTAAATCCGAAATTGAACGGGCCGAAGGCGAAATCAAGCGCAAGATTGCTGTGCGCGATGCTGCGTCGTCCTTCTTTAAAAACTGA
- a CDS encoding methyltransferase domain-containing protein, with translation MTVASSKPMNDMAVFDRNRVRANRDRAAPFMVNGHNFLHNHAMAVLADRIMDVKRTFDTVIQIGAGPSIDALNAPIQSGRMASPFIADLSTGFLKNHSGPRLQMDEEFLPFAHETLDLVLAPLGLHAVNDLPGALLQIRKSLKPDGLFLGAMLGGETLYELRACLQDAEMATRDGISPRIAPFADKPQMGGLLQRAGFALPVVDSEIITVTYSDMFALMRDIRKMGEGNAIARRDTRNPGRAMMMEAARIYAERFADDDGRIRASFEIIYLIGWAPHDSQQKPLRPGSAKIRLADALSTKEIGAGEPTPTS, from the coding sequence ATGACGGTTGCATCATCCAAACCCATGAACGACATGGCGGTTTTTGACCGCAACCGCGTCCGCGCCAACCGCGACCGCGCAGCGCCTTTCATGGTGAACGGACATAATTTTCTGCACAACCATGCCATGGCCGTTCTGGCCGACCGGATCATGGATGTGAAACGCACATTCGACACCGTAATCCAGATTGGCGCGGGACCATCGATTGATGCGCTGAACGCCCCCATTCAGTCGGGCCGCATGGCATCGCCCTTTATCGCCGATTTATCGACCGGGTTCCTGAAAAACCATTCCGGCCCACGATTGCAAATGGACGAAGAATTTTTGCCCTTCGCCCACGAAACGCTGGATCTGGTTCTCGCTCCGCTGGGGCTGCACGCCGTCAATGACCTGCCCGGTGCCTTACTGCAAATCCGCAAAAGCCTGAAGCCCGATGGCCTGTTTCTCGGCGCCATGCTGGGCGGTGAAACATTGTATGAATTGCGCGCCTGCCTGCAGGATGCGGAAATGGCAACGCGCGACGGCATCAGCCCGCGGATTGCCCCCTTCGCCGACAAACCGCAAATGGGCGGCTTGCTTCAACGCGCGGGCTTTGCCCTGCCCGTAGTGGATTCCGAAATCATCACGGTCACCTATTCCGATATGTTCGCGCTGATGCGTGACATCCGCAAAATGGGTGAAGGCAACGCCATTGCCCGCCGCGACACGCGCAACCCCGGACGCGCCATGATGATGGAGGCCGCGCGCATTTATGCCGAACGCTTTGCCGATGACGATGGTCGCATCCGCGCCAGTTTTGAAATCATCTACCTGATTGGCTGGGCCCCGCATGACAGCCAGCAAAAACCCCTGCGCCCCGGCAGTGCGAAGATCCGCCTGGCCGATGCGCTATCGACAAAAGAAATCGGGGCTGGCGAACCAACCCCGACATCGTAA